In Janibacter cremeus, a genomic segment contains:
- a CDS encoding JmjC domain-containing protein, giving the protein MSDAPEAGASVRCTGLARIIDLGPDQFAQIWGEEPRHVAARALPGPLRDSLPAPGPRDSSFADLFGPDDVDDLLSRRGLRTPFLRVARDGLTLPDADFTRGGGVGAAITDQLDDTALLRLFAQGHSLVLQGLHRTHPPLLDFSQQLAADLGHPVQVNAYVTPAQSTGFSAHYDVHDVFVLQIAGEKRWRLHPPVLTHPLRDQPWQGHAEAVEQAASAPPHLEVTLQPGDTLYIPRGWLHSATALGGVSTHVTVGVHVWHRGHLAEALLDRARREVLTHEEQRTSLPPGVDVGDEDAIGDEVEQVRTALLEALADVDAQQVAHALAARHRAGQRPAPVPPVATVAAADEALGHRLRPRPYLAARIERVDDGHLLISRAGRLPLDQEETRTVGRWLDGESVDLDDGLARRLLLAGVGTLPGLQGEG; this is encoded by the coding sequence GTGAGCGACGCCCCCGAGGCCGGTGCATCGGTGCGGTGCACCGGCCTCGCTCGCATCATCGACCTCGGCCCGGACCAGTTCGCGCAGATCTGGGGCGAGGAGCCCCGGCACGTCGCGGCCCGGGCGCTGCCGGGCCCCCTTCGGGACTCCTTGCCGGCGCCCGGACCCCGGGACAGCTCCTTCGCCGACCTGTTCGGCCCCGATGACGTGGACGACCTGCTCTCCCGTCGGGGGCTGCGCACCCCCTTCCTGCGGGTGGCGCGAGATGGACTCACCCTGCCCGATGCCGACTTCACCCGTGGCGGTGGCGTCGGCGCGGCGATCACCGACCAGCTCGACGACACCGCCCTGCTGCGCCTCTTCGCGCAGGGACACTCCCTCGTCCTGCAGGGGCTGCACCGCACCCACCCGCCGTTGCTGGACTTCTCGCAGCAGCTCGCCGCGGACCTCGGGCACCCGGTCCAGGTCAACGCCTACGTCACGCCAGCGCAGAGCACCGGCTTCTCCGCGCACTACGACGTCCACGACGTCTTCGTCCTGCAGATCGCCGGGGAGAAGCGCTGGCGCCTGCACCCACCGGTGCTGACCCACCCCCTTCGCGACCAGCCGTGGCAGGGCCACGCGGAGGCCGTCGAGCAGGCCGCCTCGGCGCCGCCCCACCTCGAGGTCACCCTGCAGCCCGGCGACACCCTCTACATCCCCCGAGGCTGGCTGCACTCCGCCACCGCGCTGGGCGGGGTGAGCACACACGTCACCGTGGGGGTGCACGTGTGGCACCGCGGGCACCTCGCCGAGGCCCTCCTCGACCGGGCACGAAGGGAGGTCCTCACCCACGAGGAGCAGCGCACGTCACTGCCCCCCGGGGTCGACGTCGGTGACGAGGACGCGATCGGGGATGAGGTGGAGCAGGTGCGTACCGCGCTCCTGGAGGCTCTGGCCGACGTCGACGCGCAGCAGGTGGCCCACGCCCTGGCGGCCCGCCACCGAGCGGGTCAACGACCCGCACCGGTGCCCCCTGTGGCCACTGTGGCCGCTGCGGACGAGGCACTGGGCCACCGCCTGCGGCCGCGGCCGTACCTCGCGGCCCGGATCGAGCGTGTCGACGACGGGCACCTGCTCATCTCCCGGGCCGGCCGACTGCCGCTCGACCAGGAGGAGACACGCACGGTGGGCCGCTGGCTCGACGGCGAGAGCGTCGACCTCGATGACGGGCTCGCCCGCCGCCTGCTCCTGGCCGGGGTGGGGACCCTGCCGGGGCTGCAGGGCGAGGGTTAG
- a CDS encoding crotonase/enoyl-CoA hydratase family protein, which yields MPRHVTTTIEDGVAHLRLARPDKLNALTLEMLDDLAAAAHGLRSDRRLRAVIISGEGDSFCAGLDFGSAMKDQKGIFARFVPRIWRGTNTFQEAAWALRRIPVPVIAAVDGHCLGGGLQIALAADFRISHPEATWSVLEGKWGIVPDMSGVHALSQLVGIDVAKKLTMTAEKFSGERARELGLVTELAPDPVAAATALATQLSQRSPDALAGAKRLFDSTWHKGPRATFAQERIEQLGLLFGANTQRARRANVQQQPPEYLPRSRKLVR from the coding sequence ATGCCCCGCCACGTCACGACCACGATCGAGGACGGTGTCGCGCACCTGCGCCTGGCCCGGCCCGACAAGCTCAACGCGCTCACCCTCGAGATGCTCGACGACCTCGCGGCCGCGGCCCACGGACTGCGCAGCGACCGCCGCCTGCGCGCGGTCATCATCTCCGGGGAGGGCGACTCCTTCTGTGCCGGACTGGACTTCGGCTCGGCGATGAAGGACCAAAAGGGCATCTTCGCCCGCTTCGTGCCCCGCATCTGGCGCGGGACGAACACCTTCCAGGAGGCGGCCTGGGCGCTGCGCCGCATCCCGGTCCCCGTCATCGCGGCCGTCGACGGCCACTGCCTCGGTGGTGGCCTGCAGATCGCGCTCGCGGCCGACTTCCGCATCTCCCACCCCGAGGCGACCTGGTCGGTCCTGGAGGGCAAGTGGGGGATCGTCCCGGACATGTCGGGTGTGCACGCCCTCTCCCAGCTCGTCGGCATCGACGTCGCCAAGAAGCTGACGATGACGGCGGAGAAGTTCTCCGGGGAGCGGGCCAGGGAGCTCGGCCTGGTCACCGAGCTCGCGCCCGACCCGGTCGCGGCCGCAACGGCGTTGGCCACGCAGCTGTCGCAGCGCTCCCCGGATGCGCTCGCCGGCGCCAAGCGCCTCTTCGACAGCACCTGGCACAAGGGCCCGCGGGCCACCTTCGCCCAGGAGCGCATCGAGCAGCTGGGGCTGCTCTTCGGCGCGAACACGCAGCGCGCCCGTCGGGCCAACGTCCAGCAGCAGCCACCGGAGTACCTGCCGCGCAGCCGGAAGCTCGTGCGATGA
- a CDS encoding GNAT family N-acetyltransferase: protein MTQEDPQAGFLPIVPEGLPEGWVSRAPEEADVEEIVGLVLAEKLEVEGSGTVQADVIAGEAVGQGAWTRREVVVLDAEGRIRVWARVHDRAAGRTNVDLTADPGLSREQEQHLAGILLDWAEQVALNISRGRGLGGTRLDVSVHENDDRLRSMLAPDGYHLARTWLQMTRDRRPGDEDLVETHQREGVVVRRVAKREDGTPVAADLQSVYRMIEESFADHFNSYRESFPEFLARLREAPGHRWDHWWIADIDVEGQWVPGGAVAALVLPPDEDGVEGTYIDYIGVHRLARGRGVAKSLLHTVIADTARRDRNRLSLEVDADSPTGADGLYESMGWTTRYRTESWHRDVRLDGTDDPVPMARRDD, encoded by the coding sequence ATGACGCAGGAAGATCCGCAAGCCGGCTTCCTCCCGATCGTCCCGGAGGGGCTGCCCGAGGGCTGGGTGAGCCGCGCCCCGGAGGAGGCGGACGTCGAGGAGATCGTCGGGCTCGTCCTCGCGGAGAAGCTCGAGGTCGAGGGCTCCGGCACCGTCCAAGCGGACGTCATCGCCGGGGAGGCCGTCGGGCAGGGCGCCTGGACCCGACGTGAGGTCGTCGTGCTCGACGCCGAGGGTCGGATCCGCGTGTGGGCCCGCGTCCACGACCGGGCCGCCGGACGGACCAACGTCGACCTCACCGCCGACCCCGGGCTCAGCCGCGAGCAGGAGCAGCACCTCGCCGGGATCCTGCTGGACTGGGCCGAGCAGGTCGCCCTGAACATCTCCCGCGGCCGCGGCCTCGGTGGCACTCGACTCGATGTGTCCGTGCACGAGAACGACGACCGGTTGCGCTCGATGCTTGCCCCCGACGGCTACCACCTCGCGCGCACGTGGTTGCAGATGACCCGTGACCGTCGGCCCGGTGACGAGGACCTGGTCGAGACCCACCAGCGGGAGGGCGTCGTCGTCCGACGTGTGGCCAAGCGCGAGGACGGGACGCCGGTGGCGGCCGACCTGCAGTCGGTCTACCGGATGATCGAGGAGTCCTTCGCGGACCACTTCAACTCCTACCGGGAGTCCTTCCCCGAGTTCCTCGCGCGGTTGCGGGAGGCTCCCGGCCACCGCTGGGACCACTGGTGGATCGCCGACATCGACGTCGAGGGCCAATGGGTCCCGGGCGGCGCCGTCGCCGCGCTCGTGCTGCCACCCGACGAGGACGGCGTCGAGGGCACCTACATCGACTACATCGGCGTGCACCGCCTGGCGCGCGGGCGGGGCGTGGCCAAGTCGTTGCTGCACACCGTCATCGCCGATACCGCCAGGCGTGACCGCAACCGCCTCTCCCTCGAGGTCGACGCGGACAGCCCGACGGGTGCCGACGGCCTCTACGAGTCGATGGGATGGACCACGCGCTACCGCACCGAGTCGTGGCACCGCGACGTGCGGCTCGACGGCACGGACGACCCGGTGCCGATGGCGCGTCGGGACGACTGA
- a CDS encoding saccharopine dehydrogenase family protein, translating to MTSPTDRREYDIVLVGATGFVGRLTAAHLRDHAPEGLRIAIAGRSRAKLDAVAAELGGAAGSWPRLIIDVTDPGACADVAGSTRVLVTTVGPYARYGYELVKACAMSGTHYADLTGEVLFARDTSEAFHDVAHRSGARIVHSCGFDSVPSDLGVLETARVAAEEGAGQLTDTVLYVRSLKGALSGGTIDSIRQQAMAARETLEARRAIADPYGLSPDRAAEPTRAERVEVGAQGEPSGPRKRFGARLPVRRTDDGHWTGPFIMASYNTRVVRRSNALLDWRYGRAFRYHEVSDFGTRRFAPFAATGMTAGLLALVGGMSFRPTRALLAKALPAPGEGPDEEARAGGRFRMEVIATTTSGARYATTVAAKADPGYNGTAIMLGQSALCLAEDDLTSEGGVLTPAVALGPALVERLREHDFVIETRRVE from the coding sequence ATGACTTCCCCCACTGACCGGCGCGAGTACGACATCGTCCTCGTCGGGGCAACCGGTTTCGTCGGGCGCCTCACTGCGGCCCATCTACGCGACCACGCACCCGAGGGACTGCGCATCGCGATCGCCGGGCGCTCCCGGGCCAAGTTGGATGCCGTCGCTGCCGAGCTCGGCGGTGCCGCCGGCTCGTGGCCCCGCCTGATCATCGATGTCACGGACCCGGGCGCCTGCGCCGACGTGGCCGGGTCGACCCGCGTCCTGGTCACGACCGTCGGCCCGTACGCCCGCTACGGCTACGAGCTGGTGAAGGCCTGCGCGATGTCTGGCACGCACTACGCGGACCTGACCGGGGAGGTCCTCTTCGCCCGCGACACCAGCGAGGCCTTCCACGACGTCGCTCACCGCAGCGGTGCCCGGATCGTCCACTCGTGCGGCTTCGACTCCGTCCCCTCCGACCTCGGCGTCCTGGAGACCGCGCGGGTGGCTGCCGAGGAAGGCGCCGGGCAGCTGACCGACACCGTCCTCTACGTGCGCAGCCTCAAGGGGGCGCTCTCCGGCGGCACCATCGACTCCATCCGCCAGCAGGCGATGGCAGCACGCGAGACCCTGGAGGCCCGCCGCGCCATCGCCGACCCGTACGGCCTCAGCCCCGACCGGGCTGCCGAGCCGACCCGTGCCGAGCGGGTCGAGGTCGGGGCGCAGGGCGAGCCCTCAGGCCCGCGCAAGCGCTTTGGCGCCCGCCTCCCGGTCCGCCGCACGGACGACGGCCACTGGACGGGCCCCTTCATCATGGCCTCTTACAACACGCGGGTCGTGCGTCGCAGCAACGCCCTGCTGGACTGGCGGTACGGACGAGCATTCCGTTACCACGAGGTGAGCGACTTCGGGACGCGCCGGTTCGCCCCCTTCGCCGCCACGGGTATGACCGCCGGACTGCTCGCACTCGTCGGCGGGATGTCCTTCCGGCCGACCCGGGCGCTGCTCGCCAAAGCGCTGCCGGCCCCCGGGGAGGGCCCGGACGAGGAGGCGCGCGCGGGCGGCCGCTTCCGGATGGAGGTCATCGCCACGACGACGAGCGGGGCGCGCTACGCGACGACCGTCGCGGCCAAAGCGGACCCCGGCTACAACGGCACGGCGATCATGCTCGGGCAGTCCGCACTCTGCCTCGCCGAGGACGACCTCACCAGCGAGGGGGGCGTCCTCACCCCCGCGGTGGCGCTCGGCCCCGCCCTCGTGGAACGCCTGCGAGAGCACGACTTCGTCATCGAGACCCGCCGCGTGGAGTGA
- a CDS encoding SRPBCC family protein: MTRQKTVSDSVVIDVDPQTAYAAVSDITQMGRWSPENLGGTVGARATGDPGSRGPATGPVTVGTSFVGRNRRGKAQWVTECTVTAADPGERFAFRVHRIGVATPRVNGTIATWDYRFEAVDAGTRVTETWTDDRPWPDIAATVFDKVATGGSTFAQFQRKNIARTLQRLKSELEGARSTDTDRG; this comes from the coding sequence ATGACCCGCCAGAAGACCGTCTCCGACAGCGTCGTCATCGACGTCGACCCGCAGACCGCCTACGCCGCCGTCAGCGACATCACCCAGATGGGCCGGTGGAGCCCGGAGAACCTCGGGGGCACCGTCGGCGCAAGGGCCACGGGCGACCCCGGGAGCCGGGGCCCAGCCACCGGACCGGTCACCGTCGGCACCTCCTTCGTCGGCCGCAACCGGCGCGGCAAGGCGCAGTGGGTCACCGAGTGCACCGTCACGGCCGCCGACCCGGGCGAACGCTTCGCCTTCCGCGTGCACCGCATCGGGGTCGCCACCCCGAGGGTCAACGGCACAATCGCCACCTGGGACTACCGGTTCGAGGCGGTCGACGCCGGCACTCGGGTCACCGAGACGTGGACCGACGACCGCCCGTGGCCGGACATCGCAGCCACGGTCTTCGACAAGGTCGCCACCGGCGGCAGCACCTTCGCGCAGTTCCAGAGGAAGAACATCGCACGCACCCTCCAGCGGCTGAAGAGCGAGCTCGAGGGCGCGCGCAGCACCGACACCGACCGGGGCTGA
- a CDS encoding sucrase ferredoxin, which yields MSTPADSRFRCSLAARERGDVPVGTAVPAPYWFLVGHPGPWPTKAIDAEPLTEVAGRLSQQLNRFGARLQLVRRHGRLEGPLVESEGLQPVFLVDVRRGLIGRSTWRTPQDLVELAGRFDDLPDPSEEPLALVCTHARKDVCCAIEGRVVAAVLDDVLPGAVWETTHLGVDRFAGNTALLPEGSMYGQLDGDIAPQVVLDHFDGRVDLERWRGRSCWTPVAQVAVHDVLGSVPAARLADVAEPTQTDLGSGTWRVDIDLAGSVHSRLVTRTMSEAHVLTCSGAPKQQALFTVTMRA from the coding sequence GTGAGCACTCCCGCAGACTCTCGCTTCCGGTGCTCGCTCGCCGCCCGCGAGCGGGGGGACGTGCCTGTCGGCACGGCGGTGCCGGCCCCTTACTGGTTCCTCGTCGGGCACCCCGGGCCGTGGCCGACGAAGGCCATCGACGCCGAGCCGCTGACCGAGGTTGCCGGCCGGTTGTCCCAGCAGCTGAACCGCTTCGGCGCCCGCCTGCAGCTGGTGCGCCGGCACGGACGGCTCGAGGGGCCGCTCGTCGAGTCGGAGGGGCTGCAGCCGGTCTTCCTCGTCGACGTGCGCCGAGGCCTCATCGGGCGCTCGACCTGGCGGACGCCGCAGGACCTCGTCGAGCTCGCCGGACGCTTCGACGACCTGCCCGACCCGAGCGAGGAGCCCCTTGCCCTGGTGTGCACGCACGCCCGCAAGGACGTCTGCTGCGCCATCGAGGGGCGGGTCGTGGCTGCCGTGCTCGACGACGTCCTCCCCGGAGCCGTCTGGGAGACCACCCACCTGGGTGTCGACCGCTTCGCCGGAAACACGGCCCTGCTGCCCGAGGGCTCGATGTACGGGCAGCTCGACGGCGACATCGCCCCGCAGGTCGTCCTGGACCACTTCGACGGGCGCGTCGACCTCGAGCGCTGGCGCGGCCGCAGCTGCTGGACGCCGGTCGCCCAGGTGGCGGTGCACGACGTGCTCGGCTCGGTGCCGGCCGCCCGGCTCGCGGACGTCGCCGAGCCCACCCAGACCGACCTCGGCTCGGGGACCTGGCGCGTGGACATCGACCTGGCCGGTTCGGTCCACAGCCGGCTGGTGACCCGCACGATGAGCGAGGCCCACGTCCTCACCTGCAGCGGGGCGCCAAAGCAGCAGGCGCTCTTCACGGTGACGATGCGCGCCTGA
- a CDS encoding MFS transporter, translated as MSLPSSATVETDRGRSTALALAALVLGGIGIGTTEFVTMGLLPEIAAGIDTSIPRAGHTISAYALGVVVGAPTIAVLGNRLPRRELLVALMLLFALGNAASALAPGYGTLLLSRFVAGIPHGAFFGIASIVAFDIVAPGRGGWAVSRIMLGIPIANVAGVPLATWLGQQTGWRSAYWLVAAIGLLTALLVSTLVPHQPGDREARVRSELAAFLDSQVWLTLLVGAVGFGGVFAMYSYISPILRNQTGLPADAVPIYLFIYGVGGLLGTIIAGRLVDRSVLHTLVWSTIATGASLAAFAWAADSAIPAGIVLLLVCISVSAFVLALQLRLMEVAGKARTLGAAGNHAALNIANALGAWLGGVVLAAGWGWRAPSLVGAGLSVAGLLILFLSLRIHRGRTTLD; from the coding sequence GTGTCCCTCCCTTCGTCCGCCACGGTCGAGACCGACCGCGGTCGATCGACGGCGCTCGCCCTGGCCGCCCTCGTCCTCGGCGGGATCGGCATCGGGACAACCGAGTTCGTCACCATGGGGCTGCTCCCGGAGATCGCCGCGGGCATCGACACCTCGATCCCCCGCGCCGGGCACACGATCTCCGCGTACGCCCTCGGCGTCGTGGTCGGCGCCCCCACGATCGCCGTCCTGGGCAACCGACTCCCCCGCCGGGAGCTGCTCGTCGCGCTGATGCTGCTCTTCGCGCTGGGCAACGCCGCCAGCGCCCTCGCCCCCGGCTACGGCACGCTCCTGCTCTCCCGCTTCGTCGCCGGCATCCCGCACGGCGCCTTCTTCGGGATCGCCTCGATCGTCGCCTTCGACATCGTCGCGCCCGGCCGCGGCGGGTGGGCCGTCAGCCGGATCATGCTCGGCATCCCGATCGCCAACGTCGCAGGGGTCCCGCTCGCGACATGGCTGGGCCAGCAGACCGGCTGGCGCTCGGCGTACTGGCTCGTCGCGGCCATCGGCCTACTCACCGCGCTGCTCGTCAGCACGCTCGTCCCCCACCAGCCCGGCGACCGCGAGGCCCGGGTGCGCAGCGAGCTCGCCGCCTTCCTCGACTCGCAGGTGTGGTTGACCCTGCTCGTCGGCGCGGTCGGTTTCGGCGGCGTCTTCGCGATGTACTCCTACATCTCGCCGATCCTGCGCAACCAGACCGGCCTGCCCGCGGACGCCGTCCCGATCTACCTCTTCATCTATGGCGTCGGCGGACTGCTCGGCACGATCATCGCCGGCCGCCTGGTCGACCGCTCGGTGCTGCACACCCTCGTGTGGTCGACGATCGCCACCGGCGCGAGCCTGGCCGCCTTCGCCTGGGCCGCGGACTCGGCGATCCCCGCCGGGATCGTGCTGCTGCTGGTGTGCATCTCCGTCTCGGCCTTCGTCCTGGCCCTCCAGCTGCGACTGATGGAGGTCGCCGGCAAGGCACGCACCCTCGGCGCCGCCGGCAACCACGCCGCCCTGAACATCGCCAACGCCCTGGGCGCCTGGCTCGGCGGCGTCGTCCTCGCCGCCGGGTGGGGCTGGCGCGCGCCCTCGCTCGTCGGTGCCGGCCTCTCCGTGGCGGGGCTGCTCATCCTCTTCCTCTCGCTGCGGATCCACCGCGGCCGCACCACGCTCGACTGA
- a CDS encoding SRPBCC family protein has protein sequence MTTTNAPLLQTETEIAAAPQAVWAVITDPRALGGLSDQVLRTHVVGTAPVGPGTRTININRRGPLLWPTRAKVVRFEPTSDYAFRVKDNGSTWSFELEPTATGTRVVHRREAANGTSAVSRFLQQKVLGGITEFDTEMTEGMAVTLRRLKALLERS, from the coding sequence ATGACGACCACGAACGCACCGCTGCTGCAGACCGAGACCGAGATCGCCGCTGCGCCGCAGGCCGTGTGGGCCGTGATCACCGACCCGCGCGCCCTGGGCGGCCTGTCCGACCAGGTGCTGCGCACCCACGTCGTCGGGACGGCGCCGGTGGGCCCGGGCACCCGCACGATCAACATCAACCGTCGCGGCCCCCTGCTGTGGCCGACCCGGGCGAAGGTCGTGCGCTTCGAGCCGACGAGTGACTACGCCTTCCGGGTCAAGGACAACGGGAGCACCTGGTCCTTCGAGCTGGAGCCGACGGCCACCGGAACCCGGGTGGTCCACCGCCGGGAGGCCGCGAACGGGACGAGCGCGGTCTCCCGCTTCCTGCAGCAGAAGGTCCTCGGCGGTATCACCGAGTTCGACACCGAGATGACCGAGGGTATGGCCGTGACCCTGCGGCGCCTCAAGGCGCTCCTCGAGCGCAGCTGA
- a CDS encoding MMPL family transporter, producing MALRLHRLGLWCARHAKSVLALWLVVLVAAGAAALAFARPMTNEVTVPGSQFEQVLDDLQGEIPDAAGGFGTIVLHSDEGEFTPKQRRAVKEVFAQWEDVPHVTRVISPFESQATLDDSARQLRQGKKDITSGEKQLDDAWREISQGQGQIDYGKAWIAKLEDEAPDHPRLADVRDRVAEGKQEVSAAKEEYAQGEEELADAKAAHEAGTAVLAGAADTRFVTDDGYALTQIQFDTNTNSVDPEIKQAIPRIGQALQEAGVEAEYSVEITQENSLVGPGEAIGLLVAGIVLVIALGSLVAAGLPILGALLGVGVGLAGAMATTHFFDMHSMTPALALMLGLAVGIDYALFIVNRHRTQLLDGHELTDSIARAVGTAGSAVVVAGITVAIALTALVVAPIPLLGQMGLVAAGTVIVAVIVALTLTPALLGLVGTRVISRRGWAKAATAGGASQESGGAYVRAVTRRPALVVVGVVLLCGIMAIPALSLRLALPDGSSEPAGSTAHEAYVQVEDHFGAGANGPIIAVATLDEAAADDDAVLQDQAEVVEQLATVGGVHAVVPFGVSDDRKTLAFQVVTETGPADAETAQTVRLLNASTDAIGAATDSDIGVTGMTVANVEISRQLAAALPPYLGIVIGLSIVLLMIVFRSVLVPLVATAGFLLSVAASFGAVVAVYQWGWLGSLLAVDTPGPVLSFMPIMLVGVLFGLAMDYQMFLVSGMREAYAHGADPRTAVRTGFTHGSKVVLAAALIMSAVFAGFVFAHLTMIRPIGLGLAVGVLVDALLVRMTLTPAVMHLLGGAAWWMPAWLDRLLPHLDVEGTALQAQRPEAAEEPAGQVEPVTTDQPQAEPAHMVNA from the coding sequence ATGGCTCTGCGCCTGCACCGTCTCGGCCTCTGGTGTGCGAGGCACGCCAAGAGCGTCCTCGCCCTCTGGCTCGTCGTCCTCGTGGCAGCCGGCGCCGCCGCGCTCGCCTTCGCCCGGCCGATGACCAACGAGGTCACGGTGCCCGGCAGTCAGTTCGAGCAGGTCCTCGATGACCTCCAGGGCGAGATCCCCGATGCGGCCGGCGGGTTCGGCACGATCGTGCTGCACAGCGACGAGGGGGAGTTCACCCCGAAGCAACGACGAGCCGTCAAGGAGGTCTTCGCGCAGTGGGAGGACGTCCCGCACGTGACGCGGGTGATCTCTCCCTTCGAGAGCCAGGCCACCCTGGACGACTCCGCGCGGCAACTGCGGCAGGGGAAGAAGGACATCACCTCTGGTGAGAAGCAGCTCGATGACGCCTGGCGCGAGATCTCGCAAGGCCAGGGGCAGATCGACTACGGCAAGGCGTGGATCGCCAAGCTCGAGGACGAGGCGCCCGATCACCCCAGGCTGGCGGACGTGCGCGACCGGGTCGCCGAGGGCAAGCAGGAGGTCTCTGCAGCCAAGGAGGAGTACGCCCAGGGCGAGGAGGAGCTGGCGGACGCCAAGGCCGCCCACGAGGCCGGGACCGCTGTCCTGGCGGGCGCTGCCGACACCCGCTTCGTCACCGACGACGGCTACGCGCTGACCCAGATCCAGTTCGACACCAACACCAACTCCGTCGACCCCGAGATCAAGCAGGCCATCCCGCGGATCGGCCAGGCGCTGCAGGAGGCCGGCGTTGAGGCCGAGTACAGCGTCGAGATCACCCAGGAGAACTCCCTCGTCGGCCCCGGTGAGGCCATCGGGCTCCTCGTCGCCGGCATCGTCCTGGTCATCGCCCTGGGGTCCCTCGTGGCCGCCGGTCTGCCGATCCTGGGCGCGCTGCTGGGTGTCGGCGTCGGCCTCGCCGGTGCGATGGCGACGACGCACTTCTTCGACATGCACTCGATGACACCGGCGCTGGCCCTCATGCTCGGGCTCGCGGTCGGCATCGACTACGCCCTCTTCATCGTCAACCGCCACCGCACCCAGCTGCTCGACGGCCACGAGCTCACCGACTCGATCGCGCGCGCCGTCGGCACCGCCGGCTCGGCCGTCGTCGTCGCGGGCATCACCGTCGCGATCGCGCTGACCGCCCTGGTCGTCGCCCCCATCCCGCTGCTCGGCCAGATGGGGCTCGTCGCCGCCGGCACCGTCATCGTCGCGGTCATCGTCGCCCTGACGCTGACCCCGGCACTGCTCGGGCTCGTCGGCACCCGGGTCATCTCCCGCCGCGGCTGGGCGAAGGCCGCCACCGCCGGCGGGGCGAGCCAGGAGAGCGGCGGTGCCTACGTGCGCGCCGTGACCCGTCGCCCCGCTCTCGTGGTGGTCGGCGTCGTCCTCCTGTGCGGAATCATGGCGATCCCGGCTCTCTCCCTTCGTCTGGCCCTGCCCGACGGATCGAGCGAGCCGGCCGGATCGACCGCCCACGAGGCCTACGTGCAGGTCGAGGACCACTTCGGAGCCGGCGCCAACGGCCCGATCATCGCCGTCGCCACCCTCGACGAGGCCGCTGCCGACGACGACGCCGTCCTGCAGGACCAGGCGGAGGTCGTCGAGCAGCTTGCCACCGTCGGCGGCGTCCACGCCGTCGTCCCCTTCGGCGTCAGTGACGACCGGAAGACACTGGCCTTCCAGGTGGTGACCGAGACCGGACCCGCAGACGCCGAGACCGCGCAGACGGTGCGGCTGCTCAATGCCTCCACCGACGCGATCGGTGCGGCGACCGACTCCGACATCGGCGTGACCGGCATGACCGTCGCCAACGTCGAGATCTCCCGCCAACTCGCCGCGGCGCTCCCGCCCTACCTGGGCATCGTCATCGGGCTGTCGATCGTGCTGCTGATGATCGTCTTCCGCAGCGTCCTCGTGCCGCTGGTCGCGACCGCCGGGTTCCTGCTGTCCGTGGCCGCATCCTTCGGAGCGGTGGTCGCCGTCTACCAGTGGGGCTGGTTGGGCAGCCTGCTGGCCGTCGACACCCCCGGACCGGTGCTGAGCTTCATGCCGATCATGCTCGTCGGTGTCCTCTTCGGCCTGGCGATGGACTACCAGATGTTCCTCGTCTCGGGGATGCGCGAGGCCTACGCCCATGGCGCTGATCCGCGTACCGCCGTGCGCACCGGCTTCACCCACGGATCCAAGGTCGTCCTGGCGGCGGCGCTGATCATGTCCGCCGTCTTCGCCGGCTTCGTCTTCGCCCATCTGACGATGATCCGGCCGATCGGCCTCGGCCTCGCCGTCGGTGTCCTCGTCGACGCCCTGCTGGTGCGGATGACGCTCACCCCTGCGGTGATGCACCTCCTCGGCGGGGCAGCGTGGTGGATGCCGGCGTGGCTCGACCGGCTGCTGCCCCACCTCGACGTCGAGGGCACCGCCCTTCAGGCGCAGCGCCCCGAGGCCGCCGAGGAGCCGGCCGGCCAGGTGGAACCGGTCACGACCGACCAGCCCCAGGCCGAGCCCGCGCATATGGTCAACGCATGA
- a CDS encoding GNAT family N-acetyltransferase yields the protein MSHPDIRPATPGDLPDILRLVHELAVYEREPDAVEATEADFAAVLFPTEAGPTAFCHVVEADEGGVLRCDEGASKEGTRRVVGMALWFLTFSTWTGQQGIHLEDLFVEPEHRGSGLGKALLVHLAQIATERGHRRLEWTVLRWNEPAIAFYESLAAAPQVEWETYRLDGDALAQVGTPTPSVVR from the coding sequence ATGAGCCACCCCGACATCCGGCCGGCCACCCCCGGCGACCTCCCCGACATCCTCCGGCTCGTCCACGAGCTCGCGGTCTACGAGCGGGAGCCGGACGCCGTCGAGGCCACCGAGGCCGACTTCGCGGCCGTCCTCTTCCCGACCGAGGCAGGACCGACCGCCTTCTGCCACGTGGTCGAGGCGGACGAAGGCGGTGTCCTGAGGTGCGACGAAGGAGCCTCGAAGGAGGGGACCCGTCGCGTCGTCGGGATGGCCCTGTGGTTCCTCACCTTCTCCACCTGGACGGGCCAGCAGGGCATTCACCTCGAGGACCTCTTCGTCGAGCCCGAGCACCGGGGGTCGGGTCTGGGCAAGGCCCTGCTGGTGCACCTCGCGCAGATCGCCACCGAGCGCGGGCACCGACGCCTGGAGTGGACGGTGCTGCGGTGGAACGAGCCGGCCATCGCGTTCTACGAGTCGCTCGCGGCGGCCCCGCAGGTCGAGTGGGAGACCTATCGCCTCGACGGGGACGCACTGGCGCAGGTGGGCACGCCGACGCCTAGCGTGGTGCGATGA